From a single Sorghum bicolor cultivar BTx623 chromosome 5, Sorghum_bicolor_NCBIv3, whole genome shotgun sequence genomic region:
- the LOC8083029 gene encoding pentatricopeptide repeat-containing protein At1g28690, mitochondrial codes for MSAQPQRNRAPATHPCAGSLAPRVPRHLRTAAALAAAVQGLIDASPPRAEAQTLHAQLLASGLTGSADLSVKLLVLHLRCGSLHNARAVFDGMRTPTRAAHNYLVAGYFRRGRPAEALGVVRRLAASTGRLDVFALSMALKLSAALALPGVVAREVHARVLRSVAQSDEILFAALVDAYVKSGSLAYARRVHGAMPVRSVVCSTALVVGCMNEGLFEDAEAIFEEMEGKDVVAYNAMVEGYSKTEDTAEGSLEVFKAMQQAGFRPTVSTFVSVLGACSLLSSPELGEQVHCQGMKSGLVLDIKVGSALVDMYAKCGRVEDGRRIFNQMPERNVITWTSMIDGYGKNGLSEEALQLFAEMRERRDVRPNHATFLSILSACAHAGLLSQGQEAFQSMESEYLLQPRMEHYACMVDLLGRFGSVRQAYDFVRGIPVRPNSDVWTALLGAATLHGDMDMANIASREVFELSRKGRPGAYMAFSNTLAAAGKWEGVHDVREMMKQRGVLKDTACSWVGSENPPLVD; via the coding sequence ATGTCAGCTCAGCCTCAGAGAAACAGGGCCCCCGCGACCCACCCGTGCGCTGGCTCGCTGGCACCGCGCGTCCCACGCCACCTCCGCACAGCCGCCGCGCTCGCGGCCGCGGTGCAGGGCCTCATCGACGCGTCCCCGCCGCGGGCCGAGGCGCAGACGCTCCACGCGCAGCTCCTCGCGTCAGGCCTTACGGGAAGCGCTGACCTCTCCGTCAAGCTCCTCGTGCTGCACCTCCGGTGCGGCTCCCTCCACAACGCCCGCGCCGTGTTCGACGGGATGCGGACCCCGACCCGCGCCGCGCACAACTACCTCGTCGCGGGATACTTCCGGCGGGGCCGCCCCGCGGAGGCGCTCGGGGTCGTGCGGCGGCTCGCGGCGTCCACGGGGCGGCTGGACGTCTTCGCCCTGTCTATGGCGCTGAAGCTGTCCGCGGCGCTGGCTCTGCcgggcgtcgtggccagggagGTCCACGCGCGCGTGCTGAGGTCCGTCGCACAGTCCGACGAGATCCTGTTCGCGGCCCTGGTGGACGCCTACGTGAAGAGCGGGTCGCTTGCGTACGCACGCCGGGTGCACGGCGCCATGCCCGTGCGGAGCGTGGTGTGCTCCACGGCCCTGGTCGTCGGGTGCATGAATGAAGGCCTGTTCGAGGACGCCGAGGCGATATTCGAGGAGATGGAGGGGAAGGACGTCGTCGCATACAACGCCATGGTGGAAGGGTACAGCAAGACAGAGGATACGGCAGAGGGCTCGCTTGAGGTGTTCAAGGCGATGCAGCAAGCAGGGTTTCGGCCCACGGTATCGACATTTGTGAGCGTGCTCGGGGCCTGCTCACTCTTGTCTTCGCCAGAGCTTGGCGAGCAGGTGCATTGCCAGGGGATGAAGAGCGGCCTAGTCTTGGACATCAAAGTTGGAAGTGCTCTGGTAGACATGTATGCCAAGTGTGGCCGGGTGGAAGACGGCCGTAGGATCTTCAACCAGATGCCAGAGAGGAATGTGATCACCTGGACTTCGATGATCGACGGGTATGGGAAGAACGGCCTCTCTGAGGAGGCCCTTCAGCTGTTCGCCGAAATGCGAGAGCGGCGAGATGTGAGGCCGAACCACGCCACCTTCTTGAGCATTCTGTCAGCGTGTGCACACGCTGGGCTGCTGTCTCAGGGCCAGGAGGCTTTCCAGAGCATGGAGAGTGAGTACTTGCTGCAGCCACGGATGGAACACTATGCTTGCATGGTGGACTTGCTGGGTAGATTCGGAAGCGTGCGGCAGGCCTATGATTTCGTCAGAGGTATACCAGTGAGGCCAAACTCTGATGTGTGGACCGCGTTGCTTGGGGCGGCTACACTGCACGGGGATATGGACATGGCCAACATTGCATCAAGGGAGGTCTTTGAGCTGAGCCGCAAGGGGAGACCAGGTGCCTACATGGCGTTTTCCAACACACTTGCAGCAGCTGGGAAGTGGGAAGGCGTGCACGATGTTAGGGAGATGATGAAACAACGAGGCGTGCTGAAAGACACTGCCTGCAGCTGGGTCGGCTCTGAGAACCCGCCGCTTGTCGACTGA
- the LOC8083030 gene encoding ethanolamine-phosphate cytidylyltransferase: MDAGNGCSARALAACVIGGIVLGASVLALHLAGGPAAIPPLPLPSLGALRRRRRNRRPVRVYMDGCFDMMHYGHCNALRQARALGDELVVGVISDDEIKANKGPPVTPLHERMIMVRAVKWVDDIIPDAPYAITEEFMNKLFNEYNIDYIIHGDDPCLLPDGTDAYALAKKAGRYKQIKRTEGVSTTDIVGRMLLCVRERSSDAHNHSSLQRQFSSGHGQKVDDTGSGTGTRVSHFLPTSRRIVQFSNSRGPGPDSQIVYIDGAFDLFHAGHVEILRLARELGDFLLVGIHTDQTISSTRGRHRPIMNLHERSLSVLACRYVDEVIIGAPWDVSKDMITTFNISLVVHGTIAENMDFAEDDSNPYAVPKAMGIYRRLESPLDITTSTIIRRIVANHEAYQKRNEKKEASEKKYYESKSFVNGE, translated from the exons ATGGACGCGGGGAATGGCTGCAGCGCGCGGGCGCTAGCGGCGTGCGTGATCGGCGGCATCGTGCTGGGCGCCTCGGTGCTGGCGCTGCACCTCGCGGGCGGGCCCGCCGCCATCCCGCCCTTGCCCCTGCCTTCCCTCGGcgcgctccgccgccgccgccgcaaccgCCGCCCCGTGCGCGTCTACATGGACGGCTGCTTCGACATGATGCACTACGGCCACTGCAACGCGCTGCGCCAGGCCAGGGCGCTCGGGGACGAGCTCGTCGTCGGCGTCATCAGCGACGACGAGATCAAGGCTAACAAGGGACCACCCGTCACGCCGCTCCACGAGAG AATGATAATGGTCCGTGCTGTGAAATGGGTAGATGATATCATTCCAGATGCACCTTATGCCATAACTGAAGAATTCATGAACAAGCTATTCAATGAGTACAACATCGACTACATTATCCATGGGGACGATCCTTGTTTGCTACCGGATGGTACTGATGCATATGCTCTTGCCAAAAAGGCTGGTCGATACAAGCAGATTAAGAGGACTGAGGGAGTGTCGACCACAGACATTGTTG GACGGATGCTTCTTTGTGTTAGAGAGAGATCATCTGATGCCCATAATCACTCTTCACTACAAAGGCAGTTCAGTAGTGGACATGGTCAGAAAGTTGATGATACTGGATCTGGAACTGGAACAAGAGTATCTCATTTTCTTCCCACATCTAGGCGAATAGTTCAGTTCTCAAACAGCAGG GGTCCAGGTCCAGATTCTCAGATAGTTTACATAGATGGTGCTTTTGATCTGTTCCATGCTGGACATGTTGAG ATATTACGGCTTGCTCGAGAACTTGGAGATTTCTTGCTTGTGGGGATTCACACAGATCAGACCATAAG TTCAACTCGAGGACGGCACCGCCCAATCATGAATCTCCATGAGCGAAGTTTGAGTGTTTTGGCTTGTCGTTATGTTGATGAGGTGATCATTGGTGCTCCATGGGACGTTTCAAAAGACATG ATTACCACATTCAATATTTCGTTAGTTGTTCATGGAACTATTGCTGAAAACATGGACTTTGCAGAG GATGATTCAAACCCATATGCTGTTCCAAAGGCTATGGGCATTTACCGCCGGCTGGAGAGTCCCTTGGATATCACAACAAGTACTATCATCAGGAGGATTGTTGCTAACCACGAAGCTTACCAG AAGCGGAATGAGAAGAAGGAAGCCAGTGAGAAGAAGTACTATGAGAGTAAAAGTTTCGTCAATGGGGAGTGA
- the LOC8083031 gene encoding vacuolar protein sorting-associated protein 32 homolog 2 isoform X2 — translation MSLDAIIRREGESAGSDKKMLKKLLPKTKSKKKKEAASSAIPTLDRLHETLEMLEKKERFLQKKCSAEIEKAKDYTKSKNKNAAIQCLKKKKLYETQIEQLSNFQLRVHDQIIMLESAKATTDTVDALRSGSSAVKAIQQSVSIDDIESAIEEANEQTENMREIQQALATPVGASADFDEDELEAELEELEEEEEMEEELPEPPARQSAPTEQLVKAASAPKQGSDLSELTRLQAEMAL, via the exons ATGAGTCTTGAT GCCATCATCAGACGAGAGGGAGAATCAGCAGGGAGTGACAAGAAGATGCTGAAGAAACTGCTGCCAAAGACTaagagcaagaagaagaaggaggctGCCTCCTCTGCCATACCCACGTTGGATCGGCTCCATGAG ACCCTAGAAATGCTGGAGAAGAAAGAGCGTTTCCTCCAGAAGAAATGTTCTGCAGAAATCGAAAAGGCTAAGGATTATACaaaatcgaagaacaagaatg CTGCAATTCAGTGTCTAAAGAAAAAGAAACTgtacgagacacaaatcgagcAGCTATCGAATTTTCAGTTGCGAGTTCATGACCAG ATTATAATGCTTGAAAGCGCCAAGGCAACTACCGACACTGTTGATGCTTTGCGCTCCGGATCATCTGCTGTGAAAGCTATTCAACAATCAGT GAGCATCGACGACATCGAGAGCGCCATTGAAGAGGCGAACGAGCAGACGGAGAACATGCGGGAGATACAGCAGGCGCTCGCGACCCCAGTTGGCGCTTCTGCTGACTTCGACGAG GACGAGCTGGAAGCGGAACTGGAAgagctggaggaggaggaggagatggaggagGAGCTGCCTGAGCCGCCGGCGAGGCAGTCGGCGCCCACAGAGCAGTTGGTGAAAGCGGCGTCCGCTCCTAAACAGGGCAGTGATCTTAGCGAGCTGACCAGACTTCAGGCAGAGATGGCGCTCTAG
- the LOC8083031 gene encoding vacuolar protein sorting-associated protein 32 homolog 2 isoform X1, producing the protein MLYYSQAIIRREGESAGSDKKMLKKLLPKTKSKKKKEAASSAIPTLDRLHETLEMLEKKERFLQKKCSAEIEKAKDYTKSKNKNAAIQCLKKKKLYETQIEQLSNFQLRVHDQIIMLESAKATTDTVDALRSGSSAVKAIQQSVSIDDIESAIEEANEQTENMREIQQALATPVGASADFDEDELEAELEELEEEEEMEEELPEPPARQSAPTEQLVKAASAPKQGSDLSELTRLQAEMAL; encoded by the exons ATGCTTTATTATTCTCAA GCCATCATCAGACGAGAGGGAGAATCAGCAGGGAGTGACAAGAAGATGCTGAAGAAACTGCTGCCAAAGACTaagagcaagaagaagaaggaggctGCCTCCTCTGCCATACCCACGTTGGATCGGCTCCATGAG ACCCTAGAAATGCTGGAGAAGAAAGAGCGTTTCCTCCAGAAGAAATGTTCTGCAGAAATCGAAAAGGCTAAGGATTATACaaaatcgaagaacaagaatg CTGCAATTCAGTGTCTAAAGAAAAAGAAACTgtacgagacacaaatcgagcAGCTATCGAATTTTCAGTTGCGAGTTCATGACCAG ATTATAATGCTTGAAAGCGCCAAGGCAACTACCGACACTGTTGATGCTTTGCGCTCCGGATCATCTGCTGTGAAAGCTATTCAACAATCAGT GAGCATCGACGACATCGAGAGCGCCATTGAAGAGGCGAACGAGCAGACGGAGAACATGCGGGAGATACAGCAGGCGCTCGCGACCCCAGTTGGCGCTTCTGCTGACTTCGACGAG GACGAGCTGGAAGCGGAACTGGAAgagctggaggaggaggaggagatggaggagGAGCTGCCTGAGCCGCCGGCGAGGCAGTCGGCGCCCACAGAGCAGTTGGTGAAAGCGGCGTCCGCTCCTAAACAGGGCAGTGATCTTAGCGAGCTGACCAGACTTCAGGCAGAGATGGCGCTCTAG
- the LOC8083031 gene encoding vacuolar protein sorting-associated protein 32 homolog 2 isoform X3 gives MLKKLLPKTKSKKKKEAASSAIPTLDRLHETLEMLEKKERFLQKKCSAEIEKAKDYTKSKNKNAAIQCLKKKKLYETQIEQLSNFQLRVHDQIIMLESAKATTDTVDALRSGSSAVKAIQQSVSIDDIESAIEEANEQTENMREIQQALATPVGASADFDEDELEAELEELEEEEEMEEELPEPPARQSAPTEQLVKAASAPKQGSDLSELTRLQAEMAL, from the exons ATGCTGAAGAAACTGCTGCCAAAGACTaagagcaagaagaagaaggaggctGCCTCCTCTGCCATACCCACGTTGGATCGGCTCCATGAG ACCCTAGAAATGCTGGAGAAGAAAGAGCGTTTCCTCCAGAAGAAATGTTCTGCAGAAATCGAAAAGGCTAAGGATTATACaaaatcgaagaacaagaatg CTGCAATTCAGTGTCTAAAGAAAAAGAAACTgtacgagacacaaatcgagcAGCTATCGAATTTTCAGTTGCGAGTTCATGACCAG ATTATAATGCTTGAAAGCGCCAAGGCAACTACCGACACTGTTGATGCTTTGCGCTCCGGATCATCTGCTGTGAAAGCTATTCAACAATCAGT GAGCATCGACGACATCGAGAGCGCCATTGAAGAGGCGAACGAGCAGACGGAGAACATGCGGGAGATACAGCAGGCGCTCGCGACCCCAGTTGGCGCTTCTGCTGACTTCGACGAG GACGAGCTGGAAGCGGAACTGGAAgagctggaggaggaggaggagatggaggagGAGCTGCCTGAGCCGCCGGCGAGGCAGTCGGCGCCCACAGAGCAGTTGGTGAAAGCGGCGTCCGCTCCTAAACAGGGCAGTGATCTTAGCGAGCTGACCAGACTTCAGGCAGAGATGGCGCTCTAG
- the LOC8083032 gene encoding cation/H(+) antiporter 15, whose translation MAATGVADPMAELWNHTASAGRSDLFCFDPTKITMTGIWTGDNPLDFSLPLLLFQIILITATTRAVALLLAPLRTPRYIAEILAGFLLGPSVLGRVPHFSDIAFPVRSIFILESMSLIGLVYYTFTIGVEIELHTVLRSGFRSFWFAAASALPPFLVGAVTGYVALSSAGDDDGGGGGGGSTTAAAKAGQQFLNRLSFPVFLGATFCSTAFSVLARNIAELKLAGTDVGQLSISASLINDTFAWAGLTVATALAHVRYGMGPCLWTLVSGVLIVSASYLVVRPMLVRLARRVAEGEVVTEAHECWVLVGVLVAALAADAGGTHAIFGAFVFGLAVPNGPVGVAVVEKVEDFVVGTLMPLFFAMSGLRTDTAKITSAAAAVLLMVAALAAAVLKVAAAVGVAAVFGMPLLDGTSIGLLLNTKGIIELIILNIGRNKRIMSDQSFTVLVFMSALITALVTPLLALVVKPARRLVFYKRRTIAWPQPDAEFHVLACVHMPRDVPAVLTLLDVASPSDRSPVALQALHLIEFAGRSSAMLLINASAPSSSFEHSAHRRSQVELQFKHIAHAFMAYEENVAGVSTRTMAAVSPYATMHDDVTAAAEEQHSALILLPFHKYRSVDGGMEVSHPAIQPLNQSIQLFSPCTVGILVDRGLGGVPGAGCRVAALFFGGRDDREVAALAIRMVYNPAVDLTLLRFAQKGGSFTGTEFDALKERKADDAILREFLDRANSVSAGGGGGAGVEYRERGVFNASEMVAQIREVEALGKDLFVVGKVPGLPALTAGMAEWSECPELGPIGDLLSSRDFHTMASVLVLQSYARPSAGGMSAELGLGVGGDGVPAAGRPPRPDQIRRGSLGNRS comes from the coding sequence ATGGCGGCGACGGGGGTGGCCGACCCGATGGCGGAGCTGTGGAATCACACGGCGTCGGCGGGCCGGTCGGACCTCTTCTGCTTCGACCCGACGAAGATCACCATGACCGGCATCTGGACGGGGGACAACCCGCTGGACTTCTCCCTCCCGCTGCTCCTCTTCCAGATCATCctcatcaccgccaccacccgCGCCGTGGCGCTGCTGCTGGCGCCGCTCCGCACCCCGCGCTACATCGCCGAGATCCTGGCGGGCTTCCTCCTGGGTCCCTCCGTGCTGGGCCGCGTCCCGCACTTCTCCGACATCGCCTTCCCCGTACGCAGCATCTTCATCCTCGAGTCCATGTCCCTCATCGGCCTCGTCTACTACACCTTCACCATCGGCGTCGAGATCGAGCTCCACACCGTCCTCCGCTCGGGCTTCCGCAGCTTCTGgttcgccgccgcctccgcgctCCCGCCCTTCCTCGTCGGCGCCGTCACGGGCTACGTCGCGCTCTCAAgcgccggcgacgacgacggcggcggcggcgggggaggaTCCACGACGGCGGCCGCCAAGGCCGGGCAGCAGTTCCTCAACCGCCTCTCCTTCCCCGTCTTCCTCGGCGCCACCTTCTGCTCCACCGCCTTCTCCGTGCTGGCGCGCAACATCGCGGAGCTCAAGCTCGCCGGCACCGACGTGGGCCAGCTCTCCATCTCCGCGTCGCTCATCAACGACACCTTCGCGTGGGCCGGGCTCACCGTCGCCACGGCGCTCGCGCACGTTCGCTACGGCATGGGGCCCTGCCTCTGGACGCTCGTGTCGGGGGTCCTCATCGTCAGCGCCAGCTACCTCGTGGTCCGCCCCATGCTCGTCCGCCTGGCGCGCCGCGTCGCCGAGGGCGAGGTCGTCACCGAGGCGCACGAGTGCTGGGTCCTCGTCGGCGTCCTGGTGGCCGcgctcgccgccgacgccgGGGGCACGCACGCCATATTCGGCGCCTTCGTCTTCGGCCTCGCCGTGCCCAATGGCCCCGTCggcgtcgccgtcgtcgagaaGGTGGAGGACTTCGTGGTGGGCACGCTGATGCCGCTCTTCTTCGCCATGAGCGGGCTCCGCACGGACACCGCCAAGATCaccagcgcggcggcggcggtgctgcTGATGGTTGCCGCTCTTGCCGCGGCCGTCCTGAAGGTGGCCGCCGCCGTGGGCGTCGCGGCCGTGTTCGGCATGCCGCTGCTGGACGGCACCTCCATCGGGCTGCTGCTCAACACCAAGGGGATCATCGAGCTCATCATCCTCAACATCGGCAGGAACAAGCGGATCATGAGCGACCAGTCGTTCACGGTGCTGGTGTTCATGTCGGCGCTGATCACGGCGCTGGTGACGCCGCTGCTGGCGCTGGTGGTGAAGCCGGCGCGGCGGCTGGTGTTCTACAAGCGGCGCACCATCGCGTGGCCGCAGCCGGACGCGGAGTTCCACGTGCTGGCGTGCGTGCACATGCCCCGCGACGTGCCGGCGGTGCTGACCCTGCTGGACGTGGCGTCGCCGTCGGACCGGTCGCCCGTGGCGCTGCAGGCGCTGCACCTGATCGAGTTCGCGGGGCGGTCGTCGGCGATGCTCCTGATCAACGCGtcggcgccgtcgtcgtcgttcgAGCACTCGGCGCACCGGCGCAGCCAGGTGGAGCTGCAGTTCAAGCACATCGCGCACGCCTTCATGGCGTACGAGGAGAACGTGGCGGGCGTGTCGACGCGCACCATGGCGGCCGTGTCGCCGTACGCGACGATGCACGACGacgtgacggcggcggcggaggagcagCACTCGGCGCTCATCCTGCTGCCGTTCCACAAGTACCGGTCGGTGGACGGCGGGATGGAGGTGTCGCACCCGGCGATCCAGCCGCTGAACCAGAGCATCCAGCTCTTCTCGCCCTGCACCGTGGGCATCCTCGTCGACCGCGGCCTGGGCGGCGTGCCGGGCGCCGGGTGCCGCGTGGCGGCGCTCTTCTTCGGCGGGCGCGACGACCGGGAGGTGGCGGCGCTGGCGATCCGCATGGTGTACAACCCGGCCGTCGACCTCACGCTGCTCCGGTTCGCGCAGAAGGGCGGCAGCTTCACGGGCACCGAGTTCGACGCGCTCAAGGAGCGCAAGGCCGACGACGCGATCCTGCGGGAGTTCCTGGACAGGGCCAACAGCGTGAgcgccggcggcggtggcggcgcgggCGTGGAGTACCGCGAGCGCGGCGTGTTCAACGCCAGCGAGATGGTGGCGCAGATCAGGGAGGTGGAGGCGCTGGGGAAGGACCTCTTCGTGGTGGGAAAGGTGCCGGGGCTGCCGGCGCTCACGGCGGGGATGGCGGAGTGGAGCGAGTGCCCGGAGCTGGGGCCCATCGGGGACCTGCTGTCGTCGAGGGACTTCCACACCATGGCGTCGGTGCTGGTGCTGCAGTCGTACGCGAGACCGTCAGCCGGGGGGATGTCGGCGGAGCTGGGACTGGGAGTGGGCGGCGACGGCGTGCCCGCGGCGGGACGGCCGCCACGGCCAGATCAGATCCGTAGGGGTAGCCTCGGGAATAGGAGCTAG